A genome region from Sphaerisporangium krabiense includes the following:
- a CDS encoding Crp/Fnr family transcriptional regulator: MTGPDIGRRREIRKVGVWPPGSLLGGLGEAARDGFLALGTPRQLTAGETLIAEGETPAEVFLLLDACVKITARTAGGRSALLGLRVGGDLAGDLAVRDGRPSAVTATAAGHCLMRAVPRQAFLGFLARCPEAASAVQRAAQRASARRRVEFSTLPPLTRLTRVLAELADSYGTSVREGVMIDVDLTQPELAALVGACEPTVHRDLDVLRRGGILGTGYHHLVVHDARRLRRLAGLGGHSWEYEVPA, translated from the coding sequence ATGACCGGCCCCGATATCGGGCGGCGCCGTGAGATTCGCAAGGTGGGGGTCTGGCCTCCCGGCAGCCTGCTCGGCGGCCTCGGCGAGGCGGCCAGGGACGGGTTCCTCGCGCTGGGGACGCCCCGGCAGCTCACGGCAGGCGAGACGCTGATCGCCGAGGGCGAGACCCCGGCCGAGGTGTTCCTCCTCCTCGACGCCTGCGTCAAGATCACCGCCAGGACGGCGGGTGGCAGGTCCGCGCTGCTCGGGCTGCGCGTCGGCGGTGACCTCGCCGGTGACCTCGCCGTCCGCGACGGCCGCCCCTCGGCCGTGACCGCCACCGCGGCGGGCCACTGCCTCATGCGCGCCGTCCCGCGCCAGGCGTTCCTCGGCTTCCTCGCGCGCTGCCCCGAGGCGGCCTCGGCGGTGCAGCGCGCCGCCCAGCGCGCCTCGGCACGGCGGCGCGTCGAGTTCTCCACCCTCCCCCCGCTCACCCGCCTGACCCGCGTCCTCGCCGAACTCGCCGACTCCTACGGCACCTCCGTGCGCGAAGGCGTCATGATCGACGTGGACCTCACCCAGCCCGAACTGGCCGCCCTCGTCGGCGCGTGCGAGCCGACCGTCCACCGGGACCTCGACGTGCTGCGCCGAGGAGGCATCCTCGGCACCGGCTACCACCACCTCGTCGTCCACGACGCCCGCAGGCTGCGCCGCCTCGCCGGGCTCGGCGGGCACTCCTGGGAGTACGAGGTCCCGGCGTGA
- a CDS encoding SRPBCC family protein, whose amino-acid sequence MIGTAGVSASEVSMKVVGSAVVGADRGRVWAALQDPAVLVRTIPGCRRLEAAGSDTYRMTVSAGVASIKGVYEGEVALSEPDEPEAFTLRARGTGAPGTVDATVRIRLSEVEGVDGGATRVDYAAEAVVGGMIGGVGQRVLGSVAKKTAGEFFTAVDQHLRQTAPAAVPVAGPSAGEVVPVPAGTATALPGTLPAGALPAVPGAVPAVPGTVPAGAADLLTHAAPGQVFERPRPERAGTPVWPVLTAFGMGAGVALGSAVIGWLLGRSGRRR is encoded by the coding sequence GTGATCGGCACCGCGGGCGTTTCGGCATCGGAGGTGTCCATGAAGGTCGTCGGCAGTGCCGTGGTGGGGGCCGATCGCGGCCGCGTCTGGGCCGCGCTCCAGGATCCGGCGGTGCTCGTGCGCACCATCCCCGGCTGCCGCCGCCTGGAGGCCGCCGGGTCCGACACCTACCGCATGACGGTCAGCGCGGGCGTCGCCTCCATCAAGGGCGTCTACGAGGGCGAGGTCGCGCTGTCGGAGCCCGACGAGCCGGAGGCGTTCACGCTGCGCGCCCGCGGGACCGGGGCGCCCGGCACCGTGGACGCGACCGTGCGCATCCGCCTCAGCGAGGTCGAGGGCGTCGACGGCGGCGCGACCCGCGTCGACTACGCCGCCGAGGCGGTGGTCGGCGGCATGATCGGCGGCGTCGGGCAGCGCGTGCTCGGCTCGGTCGCCAAGAAGACGGCAGGCGAGTTCTTCACCGCCGTCGACCAGCACCTCCGCCAGACCGCCCCCGCCGCCGTCCCTGTCGCGGGCCCTTCCGCCGGCGAGGTCGTCCCCGTGCCGGCCGGGACGGCGACAGCCCTCCCCGGAACGCTTCCGGCCGGGGCGCTCCCCGCGGTCCCCGGGGCGGTGCCCGCGGTCCCGGGGACGGTTCCCGCCGGGGCGGCGGATCTCCTCACGCATGCCGCGCCGGGGCAGGTCTTCGAGCGCCCACGTCCCGAGCGGGCCGGCACGCCGGTCTGGCCGGTGCTGACGGCGTTCGGCATGGGCGCGGGCGTCGCACTGGGCAGCGCCGTCATCGGCTGGCTCCTCGGCCGCTCCGGCCGCCGCCGCTGA
- a CDS encoding thymidine kinase translates to MSETPLPPLPDTRRDGVLRFFHGPMDCGKSTLALQMNYNHARQGRRGLVLTKHDRSGGARVTSRIGLGLAAIEVDDDLDLVELVRSRDGIDYLICDEACFYTVAQIEQLADLVDRHGVDVYAFGLASDFRSRMFPAAQRLFELADEVLRLQVEVLCWCGRQGRLNARIVDGVMARTGEQVVIADTDGAQVHYRVLCRRHYRSGDLGPVAEPLLPAVTPA, encoded by the coding sequence GTGAGCGAAACCCCCCTCCCGCCCCTGCCCGACACGCGCCGGGACGGCGTGCTGCGGTTCTTCCACGGTCCGATGGACTGCGGCAAGTCCACGCTGGCCCTGCAGATGAACTACAACCACGCCCGGCAGGGCAGGCGCGGGCTGGTGCTCACCAAGCACGACCGGTCCGGCGGCGCGCGGGTCACGAGCCGCATCGGGCTGGGACTCGCGGCCATCGAGGTGGACGACGACCTCGACCTGGTCGAGCTGGTCCGCTCGCGCGACGGCATCGACTACCTGATCTGCGACGAGGCGTGCTTCTACACCGTCGCCCAGATCGAGCAGCTCGCCGACCTGGTGGACCGGCACGGCGTGGACGTGTACGCGTTCGGCCTGGCCTCGGACTTCCGCTCGCGCATGTTCCCGGCGGCGCAGCGGCTGTTCGAGCTGGCCGACGAGGTGCTGCGGCTGCAGGTCGAGGTGCTGTGCTGGTGCGGGCGGCAGGGCAGGCTGAACGCGCGCATCGTCGACGGGGTGATGGCGCGCACGGGCGAGCAGGTCGTGATCGCCGACACCGACGGCGCGCAGGTGCACTACCGGGTGCTGTGCCGGCGGCATTACCGCAGCGGCGACCTGGGGCCGGTCGCGGAGCCCCTCCTGCCGGCCGTCACCCCGGCCTGA
- a CDS encoding hydantoinase/oxoprolinase family protein, giving the protein MRNVRIGVDTGGTFTDVVAVDEQTGQITTTKTPSTPADPAVGFMNGVRKVLSGLSLADVGGVVHGTTVATNQLLEDRPLDLGFITTEGFAHILEIARQSVPDGYGNSYFWVKPPRIVPVHRVKTVGGRLDHLGHEVRPFDEDEAARVARWFRDQGVTALGVCFLHSYASPAHEHRMRAVLEREHPAAVVSLSSDVLREYREYERSVTTLVDAAVKPTMRRYIAGLSDRLGMPFSVMKSNGGVLSAAEVVHQPITTVLSGPAAGALGAALIAETAGHPSVITLDGGGTSTDVAVVVNGEPSLTTEGSIGRYPCKIPMIDIVTVGAGGGSVAWISPEGTLKVGPRSAGADPGPLCYGKGGTEVTVTDAHVFLGRVPPHLLGGEIPLDVDAARAGVEALAGRLGLGPARTAAGILEISAFNQSNAIRQITVRRGLDVRDFPMVAFGGSGPLLVCRLIDILGLPAVLVPPGPGNVSAFGLLTVDVKNDYVRTHVTRDLRPETAAAILAELTGQAARALDREGFPGDRHVYARSADLRYYGQAYEVRVPAPGGPVDEAWRAEVLDRFHDAHQRLYGYGYRDDPRHAVEWVNLRVSGVGPITRPAVPGLPPRDGGSPAPAGERRVYFDEPPPWPATPLYRRDELRRGDVLTGPAVIEEYGSTLPLHPGFTAEADAHGNLVVRRAAARPPHGGGA; this is encoded by the coding sequence ATGCGCAACGTCCGTATCGGCGTCGACACCGGGGGCACGTTCACCGACGTGGTCGCGGTGGACGAGCAGACCGGCCAGATCACCACGACCAAGACCCCGTCCACGCCCGCCGACCCCGCGGTCGGCTTCATGAACGGCGTGCGCAAGGTGCTGTCCGGGCTGAGCCTCGCGGACGTCGGCGGCGTCGTCCACGGCACGACCGTCGCCACCAACCAGCTCCTAGAGGACCGGCCCCTCGACCTGGGGTTCATCACCACCGAAGGGTTCGCGCACATCCTGGAGATCGCCCGCCAGAGTGTCCCCGACGGCTACGGCAACTCGTACTTCTGGGTCAAACCCCCGCGCATCGTGCCCGTGCACCGCGTGAAGACCGTCGGCGGACGCCTGGACCACCTCGGCCACGAGGTACGCCCCTTCGACGAGGACGAGGCGGCCCGCGTCGCCCGCTGGTTCCGCGACCAGGGCGTCACCGCCCTCGGCGTCTGCTTCCTGCACTCCTACGCCAGCCCCGCCCACGAGCACCGCATGCGCGCCGTGCTGGAGCGCGAGCACCCCGCCGCCGTGGTCTCGCTGTCCAGCGACGTGCTGCGCGAGTACCGCGAGTACGAGCGCTCGGTCACCACCCTGGTCGACGCGGCCGTCAAGCCCACCATGCGCCGCTACATCGCCGGCCTGTCCGACCGGCTCGGCATGCCGTTCTCGGTGATGAAGAGCAACGGCGGCGTCCTGTCGGCGGCCGAGGTCGTCCACCAGCCCATCACCACCGTGCTGTCCGGGCCCGCCGCCGGAGCCCTCGGCGCCGCCCTCATCGCCGAGACCGCCGGCCACCCCTCGGTGATCACCCTGGACGGCGGCGGCACCTCCACCGACGTCGCCGTGGTGGTGAACGGCGAGCCGTCCCTCACCACCGAGGGCTCCATCGGCCGGTACCCGTGCAAGATCCCCATGATCGACATCGTGACCGTCGGCGCGGGCGGCGGCTCGGTCGCCTGGATCTCCCCCGAGGGCACGCTGAAGGTCGGCCCGCGCTCCGCCGGCGCCGACCCCGGGCCGCTGTGCTACGGCAAGGGCGGCACCGAGGTCACCGTCACCGACGCGCACGTCTTCCTCGGCCGCGTCCCCCCGCACCTGCTCGGCGGCGAGATCCCCCTGGACGTGGACGCGGCCCGCGCGGGCGTCGAGGCGCTGGCCGGCCGGCTCGGCCTCGGCCCCGCGCGCACGGCCGCCGGCATCCTGGAGATCAGCGCGTTCAACCAGTCCAACGCGATCCGCCAGATCACCGTGCGACGCGGCCTCGACGTGCGCGACTTCCCGATGGTCGCCTTCGGCGGCTCCGGGCCGCTGCTGGTGTGCCGCCTCATCGACATCCTCGGCCTGCCCGCGGTCCTCGTCCCGCCCGGGCCGGGCAACGTGTCGGCGTTCGGGCTGCTCACCGTGGACGTCAAGAACGACTACGTCCGCACCCACGTCACCCGCGACCTGCGGCCCGAGACCGCCGCCGCGATCCTCGCCGAACTGACCGGCCAGGCCGCCCGCGCCCTCGACCGCGAGGGCTTCCCCGGCGACCGGCACGTGTACGCGCGCAGCGCCGACCTGCGGTACTACGGACAGGCGTACGAGGTCCGCGTCCCCGCGCCCGGGGGTCCGGTGGACGAGGCGTGGCGCGCCGAGGTGCTCGACCGGTTCCACGACGCCCACCAGCGGCTCTACGGGTACGGCTACCGCGACGACCCGCGGCACGCCGTCGAATGGGTCAACCTGCGCGTCTCCGGCGTCGGCCCCATCACCCGCCCCGCCGTCCCCGGCCTGCCGCCGCGCGACGGCGGCTCCCCGGCACCGGCGGGGGAGCGGCGCGTGTACTTCGACGAACCGCCCCCGTGGCCCGCCACGCCCCTCTACCGGCGTGACGAGCTGCGCCGCGGCGACGTGCTGACCGGGCCCGCCGTCATCGAGGAGTACGGCTCCACGCTGCCCCTGCACCCCGGCTTCACCGCCGAGGCCGACGCCCACGGCAACCTCGTCGTGCGCCGCGCGGCCGCCCGTCCCCCGCATGGAGGAGGCGCATGA